A single window of Botrytis cinerea B05.10 chromosome 3, complete sequence DNA harbors:
- the Bccdc31 gene encoding Bccdc31, whose amino-acid sequence MASTSQPHSSFPARPFNNLRNPPTTTAFAQSQPALALRQKERLSKDTQAQAPAPAMAPPANAQMNILSDEQREEINEAFVLFDNDKDQRIDYHEFKVALKALGFDLPKPEILTLLTTHGIPPDTAARPGIRDPNIPPGRLLLTLQAFQTIAGNLIAARDPRDEILRAFALFDTDDKGMITLEDLRRVAHELGEGLEEDELRAMIEEFDLEGKGGVGREEFIQICMG is encoded by the exons ATGGCATCAACAAGCCAGCCGCATTCTTCTTTCCCCGCGCGTCCGTTCAATAACCTACGCAATCCTCCCACCACTACCGCTTTTGCTCAATCACAACCCGCGCTGGCGTTGAGGCAGAAGGAAAGGTTATCGAAGGATACCCAAGCGCAAGCTCCCGCCCCGGCCATGGCCCCGCCGGCGAATGCTCAAATGAATATCTTAAGTGATGAACagagagaagagatcaaTGAAGCT TTCGTTCTCTTCGACAACGACAAGGACCAAAGAATCGACTACCACGAATTCAAAGTCGCCCTCAAAGCTCTCGGCTTCGATCTGCCCAAACCTGAAATCCTCACTCTCCTCACCACGCACGGCATACCCCCCGACACCGCAGCGCGCCCCGGCATACGCGATCCCAATATTCCCCCCGGGCGTCTGCTCCTCACTCTCCAAGCCTTCCAAACCATCGCCGGAAATCTAATAGCGGCGCGCGATCCCCGCGACGAGATACTGCGAGCGTTCGCTCTCTTCGATACCGACGACAAAGGCATGATAACCCTTGAAGATTTACGGCGAGTAGCGCACGAACTAGGCGAAGGGCTCGAAGAAGACGAGCTGCGAGCAATGATAGAGGAATTCGATTTAGAAGGCAAAGGCGGAGTGGGGAGAGAAGAGTTTATTCAAATATGTATGGGATGA